A portion of the uncultured Bacteroides sp. genome contains these proteins:
- a CDS encoding ketopantoate reductase family protein has translation MKKTALRYLIVGTGGVGGNIAAFLWLAGKEVTCIARGEQLAAIQSEGLRLKSGLKGKHNIPMTACTAEEYNGKADVIFVCVKGYSVDSIISLIARAAHKDTIVIPILNAYGTGPKIQRLVPEVTVLDGCIYIVGFISAPGEVTQMGSIFRLVFGAHKGTDVAQELLEKVQKDLQESGLKAEISPDINRDTFIKWSFISAMACTGAYYDVPMGEVQKEGKIRDTFIGLSKESAALGAKLGISFNEDLVAYNLKVIDKLAPESTASMQKDIERGHESEVQELLFNMITVGEEQGVEMPTYRDIAQKFRK, from the coding sequence ATAAAGAAAACAGCCCTCCGCTACCTGATAGTCGGAACCGGAGGAGTAGGCGGCAACATAGCTGCTTTTCTGTGGCTGGCAGGAAAAGAAGTAACTTGCATAGCCCGGGGAGAACAACTTGCGGCTATACAGAGCGAAGGATTAAGACTTAAATCAGGCTTGAAAGGTAAACACAATATTCCCATGACGGCCTGCACGGCAGAAGAGTACAATGGAAAAGCCGACGTAATATTTGTTTGCGTCAAAGGTTATTCTGTTGATTCCATCATCAGCCTGATAGCCAGAGCCGCTCACAAAGATACCATTGTGATTCCCATACTCAACGCTTACGGCACGGGACCTAAAATACAACGTCTTGTACCCGAAGTAACCGTATTGGATGGATGCATTTACATCGTGGGCTTTATCTCTGCTCCCGGAGAAGTAACCCAAATGGGAAGCATCTTTCGTCTTGTATTTGGCGCGCACAAAGGAACCGATGTAGCACAAGAGCTACTGGAAAAAGTACAGAAAGATCTGCAAGAGAGTGGTCTTAAAGCCGAAATATCACCCGACATCAATCGGGACACATTCATTAAATGGTCTTTCATATCGGCCATGGCATGTACCGGAGCTTACTATGATGTACCGATGGGCGAAGTTCAGAAAGAAGGCAAAATACGTGATACTTTCATCGGTTTATCCAAAGAAAGTGCGGCTTTGGGCGCTAAACTAGGTATCTCATTCAATGAAGATTTAGTAGCCTACAACCTCAAAGTTATAGACAAATTGGCCCCGGAAAGTACCGCTTCCATGCAAAAAGACATAGAACGGGGGCACGAATCGGAAGTACAGGAATTGCTCTTCAACATGATAACAGTAGGCGAAGAGCAAGGCGTTGAGATGCCTACATACAGAGATATTGCTCAGAAATTCAGAAAATAG
- the ychF gene encoding redox-regulated ATPase YchF yields the protein MALQCGIVGLPNVGKSTLFNCLSNAKAQAANFPFCTIEPNVGVITVPDERLNKLSELVNPQRIVPTTVEIVDIAGLVKGASKGEGLGNKFLANIRETDAILHVLRCFDDDNVTHVDGSVNPVRDKEIIDYELQLKDLDTIESRMQKVQKQAQTGGDKVAKQTYEVLSRYKEALEQGKSARTVEFETKDEQKIAKELFLLTSKPVLYVCNVDEKSAVSGNKYVEMIREAVKDENADILVVAAKIESEIAEFETYEEREMFLNEIGLKESGVARLIKAAYKLLNLETYFTAGVQEVRAWTYLKGSKAPQCAAVIHTDFEKGFIRAEVIKYNDFIKYGSEAAVREAGKLNVEGKEYVAEDGDIMHFRFNV from the coding sequence ATGGCTTTACAATGTGGTATAGTCGGGTTACCGAACGTAGGTAAATCGACTCTTTTCAATTGCTTGTCGAATGCTAAGGCACAGGCTGCAAACTTTCCTTTCTGTACGATAGAACCGAATGTGGGTGTAATAACCGTACCCGACGAACGCTTAAACAAGCTTTCTGAGCTAGTGAATCCACAACGCATTGTTCCTACTACGGTAGAAATTGTAGACATTGCCGGACTGGTAAAGGGTGCAAGCAAAGGTGAAGGCCTTGGCAATAAATTCTTAGCCAACATTCGTGAAACGGATGCGATCTTGCACGTACTGCGTTGTTTTGATGATGATAACGTGACGCACGTTGACGGTAGTGTAAACCCCGTTCGCGACAAAGAAATCATTGATTACGAACTGCAATTGAAAGACCTCGACACCATAGAAAGCCGCATGCAGAAAGTGCAGAAACAGGCTCAGACAGGTGGCGACAAGGTTGCCAAGCAAACCTATGAGGTGTTAAGCCGATATAAAGAAGCTCTGGAACAAGGTAAATCGGCCCGCACAGTAGAATTCGAGACAAAAGACGAACAGAAAATAGCAAAAGAACTCTTTTTGTTGACCAGTAAACCGGTGCTCTACGTGTGCAATGTGGACGAGAAAAGCGCCGTAAGCGGAAATAAATATGTAGAGATGATCCGCGAAGCGGTGAAAGATGAGAATGCCGATATACTAGTCGTAGCAGCCAAAATAGAATCAGAAATAGCCGAATTCGAGACGTATGAAGAACGCGAAATGTTCCTCAACGAAATAGGCTTGAAAGAATCGGGTGTGGCACGCTTAATCAAAGCCGCCTATAAATTACTCAATCTGGAAACATACTTCACCGCCGGTGTGCAGGAAGTCCGCGCATGGACCTATCTAAAAGGCAGCAAAGCACCTCAGTGTGCAGCTGTGATTCACACCGACTTTGAAAAAGGTTTCATTCGCGCCGAAGTTATCAAATACAACGATTTTATAAAATATGGCTCCGAGGCAGCTGTTCGCGAGGCCGGGAAACTCAATGTGGAAGGAAAAGAGTACGTAGCTGAAGACGGAGACATCATGCATTTCCGTTTCAACGTATAG
- a CDS encoding DUF3836 domain-containing protein: MKTKVFLKTVVLSVITMACTLSVSARNDNNLIYNSEQKDGLLIGQTVYKQDGESLSNYIKYNYAYDAQKRMIQNETMKWSNIKNSWENDLCIRYKYEGANVTTEYYKWNNKKAEYILVPEMTVVMEAPKL, encoded by the coding sequence ATGAAAACAAAAGTATTTTTAAAAACAGTAGTACTATCAGTCATAACCATGGCATGTACTTTGAGCGTTTCTGCAAGGAACGACAATAACTTGATCTACAATTCTGAGCAAAAAGATGGTCTTCTCATCGGGCAGACAGTTTATAAGCAAGATGGCGAAAGTTTGTCCAACTACATCAAATATAATTATGCGTATGACGCACAAAAGAGAATGATCCAAAATGAGACGATGAAGTGGAGTAACATCAAAAACAGTTGGGAAAATGACTTATGCATCCGCTACAAATATGAAGGTGCAAACGTAACGACTGAATATTATAAATGGAACAATAAAAAAGCTGAATACATATTGGTTCCTGAAATGACAGTTGTCATGGAAGCCCCCAAATTATAA